Proteins encoded by one window of Gordonia jinghuaiqii:
- a CDS encoding MlaE family ABC transporter permease: MTASRYVPAALKPVEAAKGLYRGPRNALAGMGHLITFLVRSIVAVPLAFRHYSKEVWRLLADVAWGNGAIVVGGGTVGVMVILGIMGGATVGIEGYTALNLLGMSPVTGGLSAFATTREIAPLLAATAFTAQSGCRFTAQLGSMRIAEEIDALEAIAIRPLPYLVTTRMSAAVLAIVPLYSVSLAANYLACQFMFMVQSGQGEGTYLYYFNQFLVSWDMVFSFIKVIVFVLLTTFIQCYYGYFASGGPEGVGVAAGHAIRLAIIVIVFANLVMTLVFWGTSPGIKISG, translated from the coding sequence ATGACCGCGTCACGGTATGTGCCCGCAGCACTGAAACCGGTCGAGGCGGCCAAGGGGCTGTACCGCGGTCCGCGCAACGCACTCGCGGGGATGGGCCACCTCATCACCTTCCTGGTCCGGTCCATCGTTGCGGTCCCACTCGCGTTCCGGCACTACAGCAAAGAGGTCTGGCGCCTGCTGGCCGACGTGGCGTGGGGCAATGGCGCCATCGTCGTGGGCGGCGGGACTGTCGGCGTCATGGTGATCCTCGGGATCATGGGCGGCGCGACGGTGGGCATCGAGGGATACACCGCACTCAACCTTCTCGGCATGTCACCGGTGACCGGTGGCCTGTCGGCCTTCGCGACCACACGCGAGATCGCGCCGCTGCTCGCGGCGACCGCATTCACCGCACAGTCCGGCTGCCGGTTCACCGCCCAGCTCGGTTCGATGCGGATCGCCGAGGAGATCGACGCCCTCGAAGCCATCGCGATCCGGCCACTGCCGTATCTCGTCACCACCCGCATGAGCGCCGCGGTCCTGGCGATCGTGCCGCTGTACTCGGTGTCGCTGGCCGCCAACTACCTCGCGTGCCAGTTCATGTTCATGGTGCAGAGCGGGCAGGGCGAGGGCACCTACCTGTACTACTTCAACCAGTTCCTCGTCTCCTGGGACATGGTGTTCTCGTTCATCAAGGTGATCGTCTTCGTCCTGCTGACGACGTTCATCCAGTGCTACTACGGCTACTTCGCCTCAGGCGGACCCGAAGGAGTGGGAGTTGCTGCCGGACATGCCATCCGACTCGCGATCATCGTCATCGTGTTCGCGAACCTGGTCATGACCCTCGTGTTCTGGGGCACCTCGCCCGGGATCAAGATCTCGGGATGA
- a CDS encoding MlaE family ABC transporter permease yields the protein MSTNAVTSDDEEAGRKRPGAVRSWFDGHVVASFDTFGRQLGMFLEVFRTLFVDIAKRRFPFGEFIRQCAFMASTSVFPTLLVAIPIGVIVSIQVSNIAGQVGATSFSGAATGLGVIRQGAPLVTSLLLAGAVGSAIAADLGSRTIRDEIDAMKVMGVNPIERLISPRLLATMVVSFLLCGFVCFVGFITGYVFNVYFQGGTPGSYTGTFASFATTADLMFALAKAVIFGAIVAIVACDRGLSTKGGPSGVANSVNAAVVNSVLLLFTVNVILTQLFAILFPAKVV from the coding sequence TTGAGCACAAACGCAGTCACCTCGGATGACGAGGAGGCCGGTCGCAAGAGGCCGGGTGCGGTGCGGTCGTGGTTCGACGGCCACGTCGTGGCCTCGTTCGACACCTTCGGGCGCCAGCTGGGCATGTTCCTCGAGGTGTTCCGCACGCTGTTCGTCGACATCGCCAAGCGACGCTTCCCGTTCGGGGAGTTCATCCGGCAGTGCGCCTTCATGGCCAGCACATCGGTGTTCCCGACGCTGCTCGTCGCCATCCCGATCGGCGTGATCGTCTCGATCCAGGTGTCCAACATCGCCGGTCAGGTCGGAGCCACCTCGTTCTCCGGTGCGGCCACCGGCCTCGGCGTGATCAGGCAGGGTGCGCCGCTGGTCACCTCGCTCCTCCTCGCCGGAGCGGTCGGGTCGGCGATCGCCGCGGACCTCGGATCGCGGACCATCCGCGACGAGATCGACGCCATGAAGGTCATGGGCGTCAACCCCATCGAGCGACTCATCTCCCCGCGCCTGCTCGCCACCATGGTGGTCAGTTTTCTGCTCTGCGGGTTCGTCTGCTTCGTCGGTTTCATCACCGGCTATGTCTTCAACGTCTACTTTCAGGGAGGGACGCCGGGTAGTTACACCGGCACCTTTGCGTCCTTCGCGACCACCGCGGACCTGATGTTCGCGTTGGCCAAAGCCGTCATATTCGGCGCGATCGTGGCGATTGTCGCCTGCGATCGCGGCCTCTCGACCAAGGGCGGCCCCTCCGGCGTGGCCAATTCCGTGAACGCGGCGGTCGTCAACTCGGTCCTGCTGCTGTTCACGGTGAACGTCATCCTGACCCAGCTGTTCGCGATCCTCTTCCCGGCGAAGGTGGTGTGA
- the treZ gene encoding malto-oligosyltrehalose trehalohydrolase yields MAFRPPRSIGEVRVWAPGAETVALVVRPAGTDSHTDSIAMDRADGGWWQVGQAPAGTERAGASADLRYGFSIDGGPVRPDPRSVRQPDGVHAMSALFTVDETLWTDAEWAGRDVHGAVVYELHLGTFTPEGTLDSAIDRLDHLVDLGIDLVELMPVNAFNGPHNWGYDGVAWYAVQESYGGPAALARFVDACHGKGLGVVLDVVYNHLGPSGNYLPEFGPYLSEGATSWGASVNLSGPDSDEVRAFIAGTALRWFTEFHIDALRLDAVHALADHRAVHILEELAAATDALSAELGRPLSLIAESDLNDPRMILPRSVCGLGLAAQWDDDIHHAIHTLVSGERQGYYSDFGSYDCLAKVLTGGFFHDGTYSSFRRRCHGRPIPTDTVPAAALLAYTCNHDQVGNRAIGDRPSAYLDGGQLAIKAALVLLSPFTPMLFMGEEWAAATPFQFFTSHPEPELGRATAEGRKSEFAEHGWDSDDVPDPQDPGTFERSKLDWSELDRPDHARVLEFYRALITLRKAVPALVDPAFVSVRVEFDETAGWFAMHRGDWSAVCVPGETPVTIPFGLDVRLSWEPVESAGTGGLISPGHNVVVGVRAAG; encoded by the coding sequence ATGGCGTTTCGTCCGCCACGATCGATCGGCGAGGTACGCGTGTGGGCACCCGGCGCCGAGACCGTGGCGCTGGTCGTGCGGCCCGCCGGGACCGATTCGCACACTGACTCCATCGCGATGGATCGCGCGGACGGCGGGTGGTGGCAGGTCGGTCAAGCGCCCGCCGGCACCGAACGCGCCGGGGCGAGTGCCGATCTGCGTTACGGGTTCTCCATCGACGGCGGGCCTGTCCGTCCGGACCCCCGTTCCGTACGGCAGCCCGACGGCGTCCACGCGATGTCGGCACTGTTCACCGTCGACGAGACGCTGTGGACCGACGCCGAGTGGGCCGGCCGTGATGTCCACGGTGCCGTCGTCTACGAGTTGCACCTGGGCACCTTCACCCCCGAAGGGACGCTCGACTCGGCCATCGACCGGCTCGATCATCTCGTCGACCTCGGGATCGACCTCGTGGAACTGATGCCGGTCAACGCCTTCAACGGCCCGCACAACTGGGGATACGACGGCGTCGCCTGGTATGCGGTGCAGGAGAGTTACGGCGGACCGGCGGCCCTGGCCCGCTTCGTCGACGCCTGCCACGGCAAGGGACTCGGGGTCGTGCTCGACGTCGTCTACAACCACCTCGGCCCGTCGGGCAACTATCTGCCCGAATTCGGGCCCTACCTCAGCGAGGGCGCGACGTCGTGGGGAGCGTCGGTCAATCTCTCCGGACCGGACTCCGACGAGGTCCGCGCCTTCATCGCGGGCACCGCGCTGCGCTGGTTCACCGAGTTCCACATCGACGCCCTGCGCCTCGACGCGGTGCACGCGCTCGCCGACCATCGGGCCGTTCACATCCTCGAAGAACTCGCGGCCGCGACCGACGCGCTGTCGGCGGAGCTCGGGCGCCCGTTGTCGCTGATCGCCGAGAGCGACCTCAACGATCCGCGGATGATCCTGCCGCGCAGCGTCTGCGGGCTGGGGCTGGCCGCCCAGTGGGACGACGACATCCATCACGCCATCCACACCCTGGTCTCCGGTGAACGACAGGGCTACTACAGCGACTTCGGCAGCTACGACTGCCTCGCGAAGGTCCTGACCGGCGGGTTCTTCCACGACGGCACGTACTCGTCGTTCCGTCGCCGGTGTCACGGCCGCCCGATCCCGACCGACACCGTGCCCGCGGCGGCACTACTGGCCTACACCTGCAACCACGACCAGGTGGGCAACCGCGCGATCGGCGACCGGCCGAGCGCCTACCTCGACGGTGGTCAGCTCGCCATCAAGGCCGCCCTGGTCCTGTTGTCCCCCTTCACCCCGATGCTGTTCATGGGCGAGGAGTGGGCTGCGGCAACACCTTTCCAGTTCTTCACCTCCCACCCCGAACCGGAGCTCGGCCGCGCCACCGCCGAGGGTCGCAAGTCCGAGTTCGCCGAACACGGCTGGGACAGCGACGATGTGCCCGATCCGCAGGATCCCGGGACGTTCGAACGATCCAAGCTGGACTGGTCGGAGCTCGACCGGCCCGACCACGCCCGGGTTCTCGAGTTCTATCGGGCGCTGATCACATTGCGGAAAGCCGTACCCGCGCTTGTAGATCCGGCGTTCGTGTCGGTACGCGTCGAATTCGACGAGACGGCAGGCTGGTTCGCGATGCATCGCGGTGACTGGTCGGCGGTGTGCGTGCCCGGCGAGACACCGGTCACCATCCCGTTCGGATTGGACGTCCGATTGTCCTGGGAGCCGGTCGAATCCGCCGGCACGGGCGGCCTGATCTCACCGGGTCACAACGTGGTCGTCGGGGTGCGCGCGGCGGGGTGA